A single genomic interval of Theropithecus gelada isolate Dixy chromosome 16, Tgel_1.0, whole genome shotgun sequence harbors:
- the CXCL16 gene encoding C-X-C motif chemokine 16, with the protein MRRSLSGSQSAAAPSPQTPRSPDMGQALGPGARALLLLLLLACLPPPGNGNEGTVTGSCHCGKRISSDSPPSAQFMNRLRKHLRAYHHCLHYIRFQLPSWSVCGGSKDPWVRELMSCLDLKECGHAYLGSVAHQEHLPPTSTPISQASEGASSDIRTPTQMLLSILQSTQRPTLPAGSLSLDKELACPSETTIPTAGHSLGVGLEAGENQKQLKKNAGPTAGTSATVPVLSLLAIVFILTALLSYVLCKRRRGQSPQSSPDLQLHYIPVASDSNT; encoded by the exons ATGCGCCGGAGCCTGTCTGGGAGTCAGAGCGCGGCGGCTCCATCCCCGCAGACTCCGCGGAGCCCCGACATGGGACAGGCCTTGGGGCCCGGGGCCCGCgcgctcctgctcctgctcctgctggcGTGCCTGCCTCCGCCAG GCAATGGCAACGAGGGCACCGTCACTGGAAGCTGTCATTGTGGTAAAAGAATTTCTTCTGACTCCCCGCCATCGGCTCAGTTCATGAATCGTCTCCGGAAACACCTGAGAGCTTACCATCACTGTCTACACTACATCAG GTTCCAGTTGCCTTCCTGGAGCGTGTGTGGGGGCAGTAAGGACCCATGGGTTCGGGAATTGATGAGCTGTCTTGATCTCAAAG aaTGTGGACATGCTTACTTGGGGAGTGTGGCCCACCAGGAGCATTTACCTCCTACCAGCACCCCCATTTCTCAGGCCTCAGAGGGGGCATCTTCAGACATCCGTACCCCTACCCAGATGCTCCTGTCCATCTTGCAGTCAACCCAGCGCCCCACCCTCCCAGCAGGATCACTGTCCTTGGACAAAGAGCTCGCTTGTCCCAGTGAAACCACCATTCCCACTGCGGGCCACAGTCTGGGAGTTGGGCTTGAGGCTGGGGAGAACCAGAAGCAGCTGAAAAAAAATGCTGGTCCCACAGCTGGGACATCAGCCACAGTGCCGGTCCTGTCCCTCCTGGCCATCGTCTTCATCCTCACCGCACTCCTTTCCTATGTGCTGTGcaagaggaggagggggcagTCACCGCAGTCCTCTCCAG ATTTGCAGCTTCATTATATACCTGTGGCGTCTGACTCTAATACCTGA
- the ZMYND15 gene encoding zinc finger MYND domain-containing protein 15 isoform X2, which produces MEFVSGYRDEFLDFAALLFGWFRKFVAERGAVGTSLEGRWWQLEAQIRRLPQDPALWVLHVLPNRSVGISLGQGAEPGPGPGLGSARLLGDDPPLHLRDLSPYVSFVSLEDGEEGEEEEEEDEEEEKREEGGAGTEKVEPEEDQELAPSSRESPQETNLPGESEEADREAGGGKDGCQEDRVENETRPQKTKGQRSEAAPLHLSCLLLVTDEHGTILGIDLLVDGAQGTASWGSGTENLAPRAYALLCHSMACPMGSGDPRKPQQLTVGDARLHRELESLVPRLGVKLAKTPMRTWGPRPGFTFASLRARTCHVCHRHSFEVKLTPCPQCSAVLYCGEACLRADWRRCPDDVSHRFWCPRLATFMDRAGELAALPFTYTAEVTSETFNKEAFLASRGLTRGYWTQLSMLIPGPGSSRHPRGHMPSLSLRGGDPYQLLQGDGPALMPPVPPDPPRALFGSWQDYYTWRGLSLDSPTAVLLTYPLTVYYVITHLVPQSFPELNIQNKQSLKIHVVEAGKEFDLVMVFWELLVLLPHVALELQFVGDGLPPESDQQHFTLQRDGPEVSVRPGSGISARPSSGTKEKGARRDLQIKVSARPYHLLQGPKPDLVIGFNSGFGLKDTWLSSLPRLQSLRVPAFFTESSEYGCVMDDQTMAVATGGGTSPPQPNPFRSPFRLRAADNCMPWYCNAFIFHLVYKPAQGSGTRPAPGPPPPSPTPSAPPALTRRRRGEKKPGRGARRRR; this is translated from the exons ATGGAGTTTGTGTCTGGATACCGGGATGAGTTCCTTGATTTCGCTGCCCTTCTCTTCGGCTGGTTCCGAAAGTTTGTGGCAGAGCGTGGAGCTGTAGGGACTAGCCTTGAGGGCCGCTGGTGGCAGCTGGAGGCCCAGATCAGAAGGCTGCCCCAGGACCCTGCGCTTTGGGTGCTCCATGTCCTGCCCAACCGTAGTGTGGGCATCAGCCTGGGGCAAGGGGCAGAGCCAGGTCCTGGACCAGGCCTGGGGTCTGCCCGGCTCCTGGGAGATGACCCTCCACTCCACCTGCGAGACCTGAGCCCCTACGTCAGCTTTGTCAGCCTAGAGGacggggaggaaggggaggaggaagaggaggaagatgaagaagaagagaagagagaggaagggggtgCAGGCACAGAGAAGGTGGAACCAGAGGAGGACCAGGAGCTAGCTCCTAGCAGCAGGGAGTCCCCCCAGGAAACAAACCTGCCAGGAGAGTCAGAGGAGGCTGACCGGGAGGCAGGAGGTGGCAAGGATGGCTGCCAAGAGGACAGGGTGGAGAATGAAACAAGACCCCAGAAGACCAAGGGACAGAGGAGTG AGGCTGCCCCCCTGCACCTTTCCTGTCTCTTACTTGTGACGGATGAGCATGGCACCATCTTGGGCATTGATCTGCTAGTGGATGGAGCCCAGGGAACTGCCAGCTGGGGCTCAGGGACTGAGAACCTGGCTCCTCGGGCCTATGCTCTCCTCTGTCACAGCATGGCCTGTCCCATGGGCTCTGGGGACCCCCGAAAGCCCCAACAGCTTACTGTGGGAGATGCCCGGCTGCATCG AGAGCTGGAGAGCTTGGTCCCAAGGCTAGGTGTGAAGTTAGCCAAGACCCCAATGCGGACATGGGGTCCCCGGCCAGGCTTCACCTTTGCTTCCCTTCGCGCTCGAACCTGCCACGTGTGTCACAGGCACAGCTTTGAAGTGAAGTTGACACCCTG CCCCCAGTGTAGTGCTGTCTTGTATTGTGGCGAGGCTTGTCTCCGGGCTGACTGGCGGCGGTGCCCAGATGATGTGAGCCACCGATTTTGGTGCCCAAGGCTTGCAACCTTCATGGATCGGGCAGGAGAACTGGCAGCCCTGCCTTTTACCTACACCGCAG aGGTGACCAGTGAAACCTTCAACAAGGAGGCCTTCCTGGCCTCTCGGGGCCTCACTCGTGGCTACTGGACCCAGCTCAGTATGCTGATTCCAGGCCCCGGCTCCTCCAGGCACCCCCGAGGCCACATGCCATCCCTCAGCCTTCGCGGTG GAGACCCCTACCAGCTTCTCCAGGGGGACGGGCCTGCCCTGATGCCTCCTGTGCCCCCAGATCCACCCCGGGCTCTTTTTG gctcatggCAGGATTACTACACATGGCGTGGCCTCAGCTTGGACTCCCCCACAGCTGTGCTTCTCACCTACCCGCTGACCGTGTACTACGTCATCACCCACCTGGTGCCCCAGTCCT TCCCTGAGCTCAACATCCAAAACAAACAATCACTGAAGATCCACGTGGTGGAGGCCGGGAAGGAGTTTGACCTTGTCATGGTGTTTTGG gagctcttagtCCTGCTCCCCCATGTGGCCCTGGAGCTGCAGTTTGTAGGTGATGGCCTGCCCCCCGAAAGCGACCAGCAGCATTTTACCCTGCAGAGG GACGGCCCCGAGGTGTCTGTCCGTCCTGGTTCTGGCATATCAGCACGGCCCAGCTCTGGCACTAAGGAGAAGGGAGCCCGCAGGGACCTgcagatcaaggtgtcagcaaggcccTACCACCTGCTCCAGGGGCCCAAGCCCGACCTGGTTATTG GATTTAACTCCGGGTTTGGTCTCAAGGATACGTGGCTGAGCTCTCTGCCACGGTTACAG TCCCTCCGAGTGCCAGCCTTCTTCACCGAGAGCAGCGAGTACGGCTGTGTGATGGACGACCAGACCATGGCGGTGGCCACTGGAGGGGGCACCAGCCCTCCCCAGCCCAACCCCTTCCGCTCCCCCTTTCGCCTCAGAGCGGCCGACAACTGCATGCCCTG GTACTGCAATGCCTTCATCTTCCATCTGGTTTACAAGCCTGCGCAAGGGAGCGGGACCCGCCCGGCGCCCGGCCCCCCACCCCCGTCCCCAACTCCCTCCGCTCCTCCTGCCCTTACCCGAAGGCGCCGAGGAGAAAAGAAACCCGGGCGGGGGGCCCGCCGGCGGAGATGA
- the ZMYND15 gene encoding zinc finger MYND domain-containing protein 15 isoform X1, with the protein MEFVSGYRDEFLDFAALLFGWFRKFVAERGAVGTSLEGRWWQLEAQIRRLPQDPALWVLHVLPNRSVGISLGQGAEPGPGPGLGSARLLGDDPPLHLRDLSPYVSFVSLEDGEEGEEEEEEDEEEEKREEGGAGTEKVEPEEDQELAPSSRESPQETNLPGESEEADREAGGGKDGCQEDRVENETRPQKTKGQRSEAAPLHLSCLLLVTDEHGTILGIDLLVDGAQGTASWGSGTENLAPRAYALLCHSMACPMGSGDPRKPQQLTVGDARLHRELESLVPRLGVKLAKTPMRTWGPRPGFTFASLRARTCHVCHRHSFEVKLTPCPQCSAVLYCGEACLRADWRRCPDDVSHRFWCPRLATFMDRAGELAALPFTYTAEVTSETFNKEAFLASRGLTRGYWTQLSMLIPGPGSSRHPRGHMPSLSLRGGDPYQLLQGDGPALMPPVPPDPPRALFGSWQDYYTWRGLSLDSPTAVLLTYPLTVYYVITHLVPQSFPELNIQNKQSLKIHVVEAGKEFDLVMVFWELLVLLPHVALELQFVGDGLPPESDQQHFTLQRDGPEVSVRPGSGISARPSSGTKEKGARRDLQIKVSARPYHLLQGPKPDLVIAAPSSLSAGFNSGFGLKDTWLSSLPRLQSLRVPAFFTESSEYGCVMDDQTMAVATGGGTSPPQPNPFRSPFRLRAADNCMPWYCNAFIFHLVYKPAQGSGTRPAPGPPPPSPTPSAPPALTRRRRGEKKPGRGARRRR; encoded by the exons ATGGAGTTTGTGTCTGGATACCGGGATGAGTTCCTTGATTTCGCTGCCCTTCTCTTCGGCTGGTTCCGAAAGTTTGTGGCAGAGCGTGGAGCTGTAGGGACTAGCCTTGAGGGCCGCTGGTGGCAGCTGGAGGCCCAGATCAGAAGGCTGCCCCAGGACCCTGCGCTTTGGGTGCTCCATGTCCTGCCCAACCGTAGTGTGGGCATCAGCCTGGGGCAAGGGGCAGAGCCAGGTCCTGGACCAGGCCTGGGGTCTGCCCGGCTCCTGGGAGATGACCCTCCACTCCACCTGCGAGACCTGAGCCCCTACGTCAGCTTTGTCAGCCTAGAGGacggggaggaaggggaggaggaagaggaggaagatgaagaagaagagaagagagaggaagggggtgCAGGCACAGAGAAGGTGGAACCAGAGGAGGACCAGGAGCTAGCTCCTAGCAGCAGGGAGTCCCCCCAGGAAACAAACCTGCCAGGAGAGTCAGAGGAGGCTGACCGGGAGGCAGGAGGTGGCAAGGATGGCTGCCAAGAGGACAGGGTGGAGAATGAAACAAGACCCCAGAAGACCAAGGGACAGAGGAGTG AGGCTGCCCCCCTGCACCTTTCCTGTCTCTTACTTGTGACGGATGAGCATGGCACCATCTTGGGCATTGATCTGCTAGTGGATGGAGCCCAGGGAACTGCCAGCTGGGGCTCAGGGACTGAGAACCTGGCTCCTCGGGCCTATGCTCTCCTCTGTCACAGCATGGCCTGTCCCATGGGCTCTGGGGACCCCCGAAAGCCCCAACAGCTTACTGTGGGAGATGCCCGGCTGCATCG AGAGCTGGAGAGCTTGGTCCCAAGGCTAGGTGTGAAGTTAGCCAAGACCCCAATGCGGACATGGGGTCCCCGGCCAGGCTTCACCTTTGCTTCCCTTCGCGCTCGAACCTGCCACGTGTGTCACAGGCACAGCTTTGAAGTGAAGTTGACACCCTG CCCCCAGTGTAGTGCTGTCTTGTATTGTGGCGAGGCTTGTCTCCGGGCTGACTGGCGGCGGTGCCCAGATGATGTGAGCCACCGATTTTGGTGCCCAAGGCTTGCAACCTTCATGGATCGGGCAGGAGAACTGGCAGCCCTGCCTTTTACCTACACCGCAG aGGTGACCAGTGAAACCTTCAACAAGGAGGCCTTCCTGGCCTCTCGGGGCCTCACTCGTGGCTACTGGACCCAGCTCAGTATGCTGATTCCAGGCCCCGGCTCCTCCAGGCACCCCCGAGGCCACATGCCATCCCTCAGCCTTCGCGGTG GAGACCCCTACCAGCTTCTCCAGGGGGACGGGCCTGCCCTGATGCCTCCTGTGCCCCCAGATCCACCCCGGGCTCTTTTTG gctcatggCAGGATTACTACACATGGCGTGGCCTCAGCTTGGACTCCCCCACAGCTGTGCTTCTCACCTACCCGCTGACCGTGTACTACGTCATCACCCACCTGGTGCCCCAGTCCT TCCCTGAGCTCAACATCCAAAACAAACAATCACTGAAGATCCACGTGGTGGAGGCCGGGAAGGAGTTTGACCTTGTCATGGTGTTTTGG gagctcttagtCCTGCTCCCCCATGTGGCCCTGGAGCTGCAGTTTGTAGGTGATGGCCTGCCCCCCGAAAGCGACCAGCAGCATTTTACCCTGCAGAGG GACGGCCCCGAGGTGTCTGTCCGTCCTGGTTCTGGCATATCAGCACGGCCCAGCTCTGGCACTAAGGAGAAGGGAGCCCGCAGGGACCTgcagatcaaggtgtcagcaaggcccTACCACCTGCTCCAGGGGCCCAAGCCCGACCTGGTTATTG CTGCTCCCTCCTCTCTGTCTGCAGGATTTAACTCCGGGTTTGGTCTCAAGGATACGTGGCTGAGCTCTCTGCCACGGTTACAG TCCCTCCGAGTGCCAGCCTTCTTCACCGAGAGCAGCGAGTACGGCTGTGTGATGGACGACCAGACCATGGCGGTGGCCACTGGAGGGGGCACCAGCCCTCCCCAGCCCAACCCCTTCCGCTCCCCCTTTCGCCTCAGAGCGGCCGACAACTGCATGCCCTG GTACTGCAATGCCTTCATCTTCCATCTGGTTTACAAGCCTGCGCAAGGGAGCGGGACCCGCCCGGCGCCCGGCCCCCCACCCCCGTCCCCAACTCCCTCCGCTCCTCCTGCCCTTACCCGAAGGCGCCGAGGAGAAAAGAAACCCGGGCGGGGGGCCCGCCGGCGGAGATGA
- the ZMYND15 gene encoding zinc finger MYND domain-containing protein 15 isoform X3, producing MEFVSGYRDEFLDFAALLFGWFRKFVAERGAVGTSLEGRWWQLEAQIRRLPQDPALWVLHVLPNRSVGISLGQGAEPGPGPGLGSARLLGDDPPLHLRDLSPYVSFVSLEDGEEGEEEEEEDEEEEKREEGGAGTEKVEPEEDQELAPSSRESPQETNLPGESEEADREAGGGKDGCQEDRVENETRPQKTKGQRSEAAPLHLSCLLLVTDEHGTILGIDLLVDGAQGTASWGSGTENLAPRAYALLCHSMACPMGSGDPRKPQQLTVGDARLHRELESLVPRLGVKLAKTPMRTWGPRPGFTFASLRARTCHVCHRHSFEVKLTPCPQCSAVLYCGEACLRADWRRCPDDVSHRFWCPRLATFMDRAGELAALPFTYTAEVTSETFNKEAFLASRGLTRGYWTQLSMLIPGPGSSRHPRGHMPSLSLRGGDPYQLLQGDGPALMPPVPPDPPRALFVPELNIQNKQSLKIHVVEAGKEFDLVMVFWELLVLLPHVALELQFVGDGLPPESDQQHFTLQRDGPEVSVRPGSGISARPSSGTKEKGARRDLQIKVSARPYHLLQGPKPDLVIGFNSGFGLKDTWLSSLPRLQSLRVPAFFTESSEYGCVMDDQTMAVATGGGTSPPQPNPFRSPFRLRAADNCMPWYCNAFIFHLVYKPAQGSGTRPAPGPPPPSPTPSAPPALTRRRRGEKKPGRGARRRR from the exons ATGGAGTTTGTGTCTGGATACCGGGATGAGTTCCTTGATTTCGCTGCCCTTCTCTTCGGCTGGTTCCGAAAGTTTGTGGCAGAGCGTGGAGCTGTAGGGACTAGCCTTGAGGGCCGCTGGTGGCAGCTGGAGGCCCAGATCAGAAGGCTGCCCCAGGACCCTGCGCTTTGGGTGCTCCATGTCCTGCCCAACCGTAGTGTGGGCATCAGCCTGGGGCAAGGGGCAGAGCCAGGTCCTGGACCAGGCCTGGGGTCTGCCCGGCTCCTGGGAGATGACCCTCCACTCCACCTGCGAGACCTGAGCCCCTACGTCAGCTTTGTCAGCCTAGAGGacggggaggaaggggaggaggaagaggaggaagatgaagaagaagagaagagagaggaagggggtgCAGGCACAGAGAAGGTGGAACCAGAGGAGGACCAGGAGCTAGCTCCTAGCAGCAGGGAGTCCCCCCAGGAAACAAACCTGCCAGGAGAGTCAGAGGAGGCTGACCGGGAGGCAGGAGGTGGCAAGGATGGCTGCCAAGAGGACAGGGTGGAGAATGAAACAAGACCCCAGAAGACCAAGGGACAGAGGAGTG AGGCTGCCCCCCTGCACCTTTCCTGTCTCTTACTTGTGACGGATGAGCATGGCACCATCTTGGGCATTGATCTGCTAGTGGATGGAGCCCAGGGAACTGCCAGCTGGGGCTCAGGGACTGAGAACCTGGCTCCTCGGGCCTATGCTCTCCTCTGTCACAGCATGGCCTGTCCCATGGGCTCTGGGGACCCCCGAAAGCCCCAACAGCTTACTGTGGGAGATGCCCGGCTGCATCG AGAGCTGGAGAGCTTGGTCCCAAGGCTAGGTGTGAAGTTAGCCAAGACCCCAATGCGGACATGGGGTCCCCGGCCAGGCTTCACCTTTGCTTCCCTTCGCGCTCGAACCTGCCACGTGTGTCACAGGCACAGCTTTGAAGTGAAGTTGACACCCTG CCCCCAGTGTAGTGCTGTCTTGTATTGTGGCGAGGCTTGTCTCCGGGCTGACTGGCGGCGGTGCCCAGATGATGTGAGCCACCGATTTTGGTGCCCAAGGCTTGCAACCTTCATGGATCGGGCAGGAGAACTGGCAGCCCTGCCTTTTACCTACACCGCAG aGGTGACCAGTGAAACCTTCAACAAGGAGGCCTTCCTGGCCTCTCGGGGCCTCACTCGTGGCTACTGGACCCAGCTCAGTATGCTGATTCCAGGCCCCGGCTCCTCCAGGCACCCCCGAGGCCACATGCCATCCCTCAGCCTTCGCGGTG GAGACCCCTACCAGCTTCTCCAGGGGGACGGGCCTGCCCTGATGCCTCCTGTGCCCCCAGATCCACCCCGGGCTCTTTTTG TCCCTGAGCTCAACATCCAAAACAAACAATCACTGAAGATCCACGTGGTGGAGGCCGGGAAGGAGTTTGACCTTGTCATGGTGTTTTGG gagctcttagtCCTGCTCCCCCATGTGGCCCTGGAGCTGCAGTTTGTAGGTGATGGCCTGCCCCCCGAAAGCGACCAGCAGCATTTTACCCTGCAGAGG GACGGCCCCGAGGTGTCTGTCCGTCCTGGTTCTGGCATATCAGCACGGCCCAGCTCTGGCACTAAGGAGAAGGGAGCCCGCAGGGACCTgcagatcaaggtgtcagcaaggcccTACCACCTGCTCCAGGGGCCCAAGCCCGACCTGGTTATTG GATTTAACTCCGGGTTTGGTCTCAAGGATACGTGGCTGAGCTCTCTGCCACGGTTACAG TCCCTCCGAGTGCCAGCCTTCTTCACCGAGAGCAGCGAGTACGGCTGTGTGATGGACGACCAGACCATGGCGGTGGCCACTGGAGGGGGCACCAGCCCTCCCCAGCCCAACCCCTTCCGCTCCCCCTTTCGCCTCAGAGCGGCCGACAACTGCATGCCCTG GTACTGCAATGCCTTCATCTTCCATCTGGTTTACAAGCCTGCGCAAGGGAGCGGGACCCGCCCGGCGCCCGGCCCCCCACCCCCGTCCCCAACTCCCTCCGCTCCTCCTGCCCTTACCCGAAGGCGCCGAGGAGAAAAGAAACCCGGGCGGGGGGCCCGCCGGCGGAGATGA